A stretch of Flexivirga aerilata DNA encodes these proteins:
- a CDS encoding mycothiol transferase, which yields MADTTSLILRDGFDRVHDQLPSELDGLTGEQLLWRADEDANPIGWLTWHLSRVQDDHLADLGGIDQVWVTGGWSTRFALPYDDGAIGYGQSSDEVGAFDVTDTSVLLGYHDAVHQLTMQVLDGLTSDADYERIVDRRWDPPVTAAARLVSVINDTTQHLGQIGYLRGLVQRRGPQS from the coding sequence ATGGCCGACACCACGTCCCTGATCCTGCGCGACGGCTTCGATCGCGTCCACGACCAATTGCCTTCTGAGCTCGACGGATTGACCGGCGAGCAGCTGCTCTGGCGCGCTGACGAGGACGCCAACCCGATCGGCTGGCTCACCTGGCACCTGAGCCGGGTGCAGGACGACCACCTGGCCGACCTCGGCGGCATCGACCAGGTCTGGGTGACCGGCGGCTGGTCGACCCGCTTCGCGCTGCCGTATGACGACGGCGCCATCGGCTACGGCCAGTCCAGCGACGAGGTCGGGGCGTTCGACGTCACCGACACCTCCGTGCTGCTCGGCTACCACGACGCCGTCCACCAGCTCACGATGCAGGTGCTCGACGGGCTCACCTCCGACGCCGACTACGAGCGCATCGTCGACCGGCGGTGGGACCCGCCGGTGACCGCGGCCGCGCGGCTGGTGTCGGTGATCAACGACACCACCCAGCACCTCGGGCAGATCGGCTACCTGCGCGGCCTGGTGCAGCGCCGCGGCCCGCAGAGTTAG